Proteins encoded within one genomic window of Komagataella phaffii GS115 chromosome 3, complete sequence:
- a CDS encoding Essential subunit of the histone deacetylase Rpd3S complex produces the protein MSDTIRRKRLRNQKPANGSTAATTEMSHGRPAGPGSLKLFATTQQEESQQLATEADYKLKLVTNESESLTKPSLERTRNLRPTPKSGAPNYQIKLKLTGPRSPKSTNRTIQPPRTPSKKSAASPRDGRHVQKIKKSPRKQRAKAFPPAQFGAILPSASASPSSSSSLSALNSTNPLSGNTDSEPNLNSISVAAPNGSSTSPEPDNDDFCSGCGGPGTFICCEGCPRSFHFICCDPPLHEEDLSDDAWFCTECKAQRHPPPKHRGGFFAALLDQAVVRNPRSFLLPKKIRETFVDVATTRLGSYSDGSSKVDQFSRASDKGNNASSQASQDVKFCYRCKESDLRKPIIACEYCPLVWHLDCLDPPLAAPKLLGVRWKCPNHTDDLYNHRRRLKNQPQIEVAMVRGFKNNGDVEIINDQNENDQDFVQLPTPPYFDNISTTEGIASLQKPAFKIVQIDNITYRIPENGVILDFIETAKIKKLNEIEQLKKENESILTRVDKSKREVLGGLIALKQSPIEQKLSNSANLSNEVDFRQLVEIAEAQLGCDQHITVPPLETETRDLVYIKQLIQLKGRDAMIKFLES, from the exons ATGTCAGACACGATTCGTAGAAAACGTCTTCGAAATCAAAAGCCCGCCAACGGCTCTACTGCGGCGACGACAGAAATGTCACATG gaagacCTGCTGGCCCTGGATCGTTGAAGTTGTTTGCAACTACTCAGCAGGAGGAATCTCAACAACTGGCAACCGAAGCCGATTACAAACTAAAATTGGTGACAAATGAATCCGAGTCACTTACGAAGCCAAGTCTCGAAAGAACTCGTAATCTACGGCCTACACCAAAAAGCGGTGCTCCAAACTATCAAATAAAACTGAAATTAACTGGTCCAAGATCTCCCAAGTCGACCAATCGTACAATCCAACCTCCCCGAACTCCGAGCAAAAAATCCGCAGCGTCCCCTAGAGACGGCCGTCatgttcaaaaaataaagaaatcTCCCAGAAAGCAAAGAGCAAAAGCGTTTCCTCCGGCTCAGTTTGGAGCTATTTTACCATCAGCATCAGCATCCCCgtcatcttcgtcatctTTATCAGCATTAAACTCCACAAATCCTTTATCAGGTAATACTGACTCGGAGCCAAACTTGAATTCAATATCTGTAGCAGCACCTAATGGCTCGTCCACCTCTCCGGAACCTGACAACGACGATTTTTGTTCTGGATGTGGTGGCCCAGGTACGTTTATTTGTTGTGAAGGATGTCCAAGGTCATTTCATTTTATTTGCTGCGACCCTCCTTTACATGAAGAAGATCTCTCAGATGACGCTTGGTTCTGCACCGAATGTAAGGCACAGAGACACCCTCCACCAAAGCATAGAGGTGGCTTTTTTGCCGCTTTACTTGACCAAGCGGTTGTTCGAAACCCAAGGTCCTTTTTATTGCCCAAAAAGATCCGTGAAACATTTGTCGACGTGGCTACTACCCGTCTAGGCTCCTATTCGGatggttcttcaaaagttgatcagTTTTCGAGAGCTAGTGATAAAGGTAACAATGCTTCATCACAGGCGAGCCAGGATGTCAAGTTCTGTTATCGTTGCAAGGAATCTGATTTGCGAAAGCCAATTATAGCTTGTGAATATTGCCCACTGGTATGGCATCTCGATTGTTTAGATCCTCCTCTAGCAGCTCCCAAACTACTTGGAGTTCGTTGGAAGTGTCCGAATCACACAGACGATCTATACAACCACCGTCGCAGGCTCAAGAATCAACCACAAATCGAAGTTGCCATGGTACGGGGGTTCAAGAATAATGGTGATGTCGAGATCATAAACGACCAAAATGAAAACGATCAAGATTTTGTTCAACTCCCCACTCCACCTTATTTCGACAACATCTCTACAACCGAAGGTATTGCGTCACTTCAGAAACCGGCATTCAAAATTGTTCAGATCGATAATATCACATACAGAATTCCAGAAAATGGAGTAATACTCGATTTTATTGAAACAGCTAAGATAAAAAAGCTGAACGAGATTGAGCAActcaagaaagagaatgagtCGATACTGACACGTGTTGATAAGTCCAAACGGGAAGTGTTGGGTGGCTTGATTGCCCTGAAACAGTCGCCAATAGAGCAGAAACTCTCCAATTCGGCGAACCTTTCgaatgaagttgattttCGACAGCTAGTTGAAATTGCTGAAGCTCAGCTCGGTTGCGACCAACACATTACTGTTCCTCCTCTCGAAACAGAGACCCGTGATCTCGTCTACATTAAACAACTAATTCAGTTGAAAGGAAGAGATGCCATGATCAAGTTTCTAGAATCGTAG
- a CDS encoding Mitochondrial ornithine acetyltransferase has protein sequence MNNLKLARFFATISKESKYVPNSGSYPLGYKVGAIHCGVKKNSTLDLAVLVSETPASAAAVFTTNKFKAAPVQVSRQILNDKNGKGISSIVVNSGNANAVTGKGGIEDALKMVDTVDSTLKNAPSSTLVMSTGVIGQRLPIDNILKGIPVALKDVGSSHEDWLRCAQGIMTTDTFPKLVSKSFEIDGRKYSLAGLAKGAGMICPNMATLLGFFVTDAPVTPGALSKILTYATDRSFNCISVDGDMSTNDTICAMANGAAGGEEISETSSQFSKIQDEITLFAQQLAQLVVRDGEGATKFITINVQDAQSYADAKKVASSIANSALFKTAMYGKDANWGRILCAVGYADADVNVLKTNVSFIPADGSAELKLLVNGEPEKVDEERASEILELEDLEIRISLGTGGGQEANFWTCDLSHEYVTINGDYRS, from the coding sequence ATGAATAATTTGAAATTAGCCCGCTTCTTTGCTACAATCTCCAAAGAGTCCAAGTATGTCCCAAACTCAGGTAGCTATCCCCTAGGTTACAAGGTAGGGGCTATTCATTGTGGAGTGAAAAAGAATTCTACTCTAGATCTAGCTGTTCTTGTTTCAGAGACACCAGCAAGTGCAGCAGCTGTATTCACAACCAATAAGTTCAAAGCTGCCCCAGTCCAAGTCTCCAGACAAATCCTCAATGACAAGAATGGAAAAGGcatatcatcaattgtgGTAAACAGTGGAAATGCCAATGCTGTCACTGGTAAAGGAGGAATTGAAGATGCCTTGAAGATGGTTGACACTGTTGACTCAACCCTGAAAAATGCACCATCTTCCACACTGGTGATGTCTACTGGTGTAATTGGTCAGCGTCTCCCAATTGATAATATTTTAAAAGGAATTCCGGTAGCATTGAAGGATGTTGGTTCCTCCCATGAAGACTGGCTCAGATGTGCCCAAGGAATCATGACTACGGACACTTTCCCTAAATTagtttccaaatcttttgaaatagaTGGCCGCAAATACTCATTGGCAGGGTTGGCTAAAGGTGCTGGTATGATTTGTCCCAATATGGCTACCTTGCTAGGATTTTTTGTCACTGATGCACCAGTGACGCCCGGTGCGCTGTCGAAGATCTTAACATACGCCACGGATCGGTCGTTCAACTGTATCTCTGTTGATGGTGATATGTCCACTAACGATACCATTTGTGCAATGGCGAATGGGGCTGCTGGAGGAGAAGAGATATCTGAGACATCATCccaattctccaagatCCAAGATGAAATTACACTTTTTGCCCAGCAATTAGCCCAGCTGGTGGTCAGAGACGGTGAAGGTGCCACAAAATTCATTACTATCAACGTTCAGGATGCTCAAAGCTATGCTGATGCTAAAAAAGTTGCATCTTCCATCGCTAATTCTGCCTTATTCAAAACTGCTATGTACGGAAAGGATGCCAACTGGGGTCGTATTCTTTGTGCAGTTGGTTATGCCGATGCAGATGTTAACGTTCTCAAAACCAATGTCAGTTTTATTCCTGCTGATGGCTCTGCTGAGCTTAAACTCTTGGTGAATGGTGAACCAGAAAAAGTCGACGAGGAAAGAGCCAGCGAAATACTGgaacttgaagatttggaaatcCGTATTAGTCTAGGAACTGGAGGTGGTCAAGAAGCTAATTTCTGGACTTGTGATCTTTCTCATGAATACGTTACCATCAATGGTGACTACAGATCCTAG